CTTTCTAAGGATTTTTCAGGATGTTGACTTTTCAATTCCTCAATCGTACCGTAAAACAACAATTCTCCCTTTTTGAGAATGGCAATACGGTCACACAATTGCTCTGCCACTTCTAAAACATGGGTTGAGAACAAAACAGTATTTCCTTTGTCTGCATGCTCTCGCATCATTTGTTTGAGGTCAAAAGCCGCCTGCGGATCCAAACCAGTTAAAGGCTCATCCAACACCCAGATATCTGGATCAGACAAAAGAGCACCAATGACAAATACTTTTTGTCGCATTCCATGTGAAAACGATTCAATAACTTCATAGCGATGAGCTGTAAAATCAAATAATTCCAGTAGCTCCGTTAAACGTTTCTCATAATCTGAAGGACTCATATCATAAGAAGTTCCAACCAATTCCCAGAATTCATTTGCTGTCAGACGTAAGAATAAATCCGACGAATCAGCTACATAACCAATTTTCTTCTTGATTGCCAACCGATTAGCTGCTAATTCCTTACCATCCACAAAAATCTGACCATGCGATGGATTAATTACACTAACCAATGATTTAATCGTTGTTGATTTTCCAGCACCATTGTGGCCAATTAATCCTACAATTTCTCCACTCTGA
This Streptococcus anginosus DNA region includes the following protein-coding sequences:
- a CDS encoding ABC transporter ATP-binding protein; this translates as MIEFNDVTKVYDDKIALNHLNLTLQSGEIVGLIGHNGAGKSTTIKSLVSVINPSHGQIFVDGKELAANRLAIKKKIGYVADSSDLFLRLTANEFWELVGTSYDMSPSDYEKRLTELLELFDFTAHRYEVIESFSHGMRQKVFVIGALLSDPDIWVLDEPLTGLDPQAAFDLKQMMREHADKGNTVLFSTHVLEVAEQLCDRIAILKKGELLFYGTIEELKSQHPEKSLESIYLSLAGRREEVSPDAS